One Rhinolophus ferrumequinum isolate MPI-CBG mRhiFer1 chromosome 10, mRhiFer1_v1.p, whole genome shotgun sequence genomic window, CAGACCACAGTGCTGAGCGCTGGGGGGCCCGGGCTGCCGGCAAAGCGTGAGCCTCGCCTCGCCTCACCACTGTGGTTGGGCGGTGGGGCACGGAGGCTGTGGCTCTGGTTGCACAGGTTGGCTGCGAGCTCTGTTCATTGCATTTCAGGCCATGCTGCAGGATGTGTCGGAGGGGAAGCCCTTGGAGCCGCTGGCCATCCTCCCGAGTGCACGTtcccaggtggggctggggcagcacCCAGGGTATGAGTGTGGGGCCGAGGTGGGTGCCCAGGCCTGTGTTGCCTAGGGAGCACTGCAGGCACCAGCCCTGGCCTGTCCGCTCAATGGGTTTTCGTGCTGGTTGTAGAACTGAACTTGGGGACACAGCCAGGTAACTGAGAGACCAACGTGCATTGTGTTTCAGGCCCTGTCTCCGGGCCCCGAGTGCCCCGATGGAGGCAGCAGCTGTGATTCTGGCTGTGCAGAGCAGCAGGTGGCTTCCTGGGATGGCCTGAGCCGGCCAGGCGTGTGGGCACCACAGCCCCTGGAGCCTCCAGTGGGGGCCTGCAGCTCAGGGCAGGTGGAGGGGTCGGAGCCGTCCTCTGCAGGCCTCAGCATCCAAGACGTCCTGCCCACGGGGCGGGGGCCTGAGCAGCCTGTACTCACTGGCGTGGCCCCTGACCTGGGGGAGGCATTACAGATCATCGGCTCAGCCCTGCCCGCCTCAGCTCCATCCGCAGCAGCGGGCACAGGGCCCTCTGGGCCGCAGGAGTACGATTTCAGAACCATCCTGAGGCCAGCTGTGGTCACCTCAGCCCCCCCAGGGTCCCTGCAGACTATAGGAGGCGGCTTGGGCTGTGAGGGGCTGCAGCTGTGTGGGAATGCACATGTGCAGCTGGACACTTGTGTCCCGGAGGGGCAGGTGGCTCTGCCTCACCCACTCCCACCCAGGAACAACCCCCGCCAGGAGGGGAGCAGCCCGGCCATCAGGCAGCTCCTTGGACATGTGTCAGAGGCTGGTGTTCTCACAGGGGGTTATGCTTCCAGAATGGCGCCCTCCCGGCCACAGGGGAACGTTCACGGGCACGTGTCTGATGCCAGCATCAGGGTGGGGGAGAACGTGTGTGACGTGGCGCCCTCCCGGCCACGGTGGAACGTCCACGGGCATGTGTCTGATGCCAGCATCAGGGTGGGGGAGAACGTGTGTGATGTGGCGCCCTCCCGGCCACGGTGGAACGTCCACGGGCATGTGTCTGATGCCAGCATCAGGGTGGGGGAGAACGTGTGTGACGTGGCACCCTCACGGCCACGGTGGAACGTCCACGGGCATGTGTCTGATGCCAGCATCAGGGTAGGGCAGAACGTGTGTGACGTGGCGCCCTCCCGGCCACGGTGGAACGTCCATGGGCACGTGGCTCAGTCCCAGGTGATGCTGGGGGAGCTTCCAGAGGAAGCCCAGCCTGATACGCCCAGGCCGCACCAGAGCCCCCCTGCCCACGTGTCCCAGTCTGGCGTCAGCCTGGGAGCACAGAGCCCGGCCTGGGAACATGAGCCCCAGCCTCCTGCAGAGCTGGCCTCACACAGCTCCTGCTCTGACTCCGGGGAAGAGAGTGGCCTGCAGGCCTCACCAGCTGCCATGGCTGCGCCTCGCGATCTGGGAGACAGCATTTCTGAGGAGCCAGGTCAGTGGGACCCCAGAGCTGTCCTGTCACTGGTGGTGCCTGGGGCccggagggggaggggagggaggaagggcgaGAAGTCTGTTGTCCTGGGGACCTGGGAGGTGCTGCCCCACAGCAGGCTCTCGGCCCTGACCCCCCCCATCCCATTTGTGCCACTCAGGCCCAGGAAGGAGTGGGGACACTGACAACTGCTCTTCAAGTCGGCCTTCCAGCTCCCAGGTCAGGGCTGCGAGGTCGGGGTTGGGGGTCATGGCCGGGGGAGCTCAGTGCTGGCCGCCCCACGTGGCcttgctgggcagtgagggcctGTGCCTGCAGGGTCGGGCAGCGCGTGGGCCCCGCGCCCTTTCCTGTCTCTCTGGCCCCTGGGGAAGAGGCAAGGGTCTTGAGGCTGTGTCGTCTTAGGAAGGTGCAGCCGCCGAGAGCAGCGTGGGCCTCAGGGAGGAGGCGGAGGCAGCGGCAGCGCCGTGTGGGGATGGGGAGCAGGCCTACCTGGCAGGCCTGGTGAGGCGGTACCGCCTGGAGCAGTACCCGGACAGCTACGAGGCCATGTGTGAGTGGGCCGACCacggggggggggaaggggggcaggtgggagggagggcgCTTGACCAGCGTGTCCCCACTGTTACTGACCACGGGCTGCACTGTCCCCGCAGCAGAGCCTCCAGTCGCCCGCCTCCTACACCATGGGCTGCCCTACCTGAGGACACCCACTGCCCTCCCCGAggacccccaccaccacccagacACAGATGAGACCGCCGTGCAGCTGAGTGAGCTGCTGCCGCTGCCTGTTCTCATGAAGCACTCGGTCACCGCCCCGCTGGCCGCCCAGTgagtgcctgcctgcctgcccgccAGGCCCGCCCAGGCGCGCCGCCTGGCTGGCCCCTGACCCCAGGCTCCTCCCGGCAGCGTCTCTTTGGTGAACAAGGCCGCTGTGGACTACTTCTTCGTGGAGCTGCGCCTGGAGTCCCACTTCGAGGCTTTGCGCCACTTCCTGCTGATGGAGGACGGCGAGTTCGCCCAATCCCTCAGCGACCTGCTCTTCGAGAAGGTGAGCCCAGGTGTGGAGGCGGCGCAGCGTGGGGCTGCGCAGGGTGGGGCGGCTGGATGCCTTGGGACCCTGTGCCTTCTCCGCCTCAGCTCGGGGCCGGCCAGACACCCGGAGAGCTGCTGAGCCCACTGGCGCTGAACGCAGTGCTGAGCAAGGCGCTGCAGTACAGCCTGCATGGCGACTCCCCGCACGCAGCCAACCTGTCCTTCGCCCTCAAGTTCCTGCCCGAGGCCTTTGCGCCCAACGCCCCCGACGTACTGAGCTGCCTGGAGCTCAGGTACAAGGTCAGCAGGGCCTGAGGCTGGGCTGGCGGGTGCTGGTCAATGCACGGCCTGAGCCTTTCCCCACAGGTGGACTGGCCTCTCAACATCGTCATCACGGAGAGCTGCCTGAGCAGGTACGGCGGCATCTTCTCGTTCCTGCTGCAGCTGAAGCTCATGATGTGGACGCTCAAGGACATCTGCTTCCACCTGAAGCGCACGGGTGAGGCCCGCGGCCTGGCTCTGGCAGCTGCCCTGTCCCCGTGCAGTGGCTTACCCCCGCctcacctccccgccccccaccccacagccctgcTGAGCCCCGCGGCTGGCTCCGTGCAGCTCCGCCAGCTGCAGCTGTTCAAGCATGAGATGCAGCACTTCGTGAAGGTCACCCAGGGCTACATCGCCAACCAGATCCTGCACGTCACCTGGTGTGAGTTCCGGGCCAGGCTGGCGGCCGTGGGCGACCTGGAGGAGATCCGACGGGCCCACGCTGAGTACCTGCACAAGGCGGTGTTCAGGTGAGGCTGTGGGCgcggtggggggggcggggggcgtggCCAGGCAGCCCCACCAGTGCCCTTGCTCCCCAGGGGCCTGCTGACAGAGAAGGCGGCGCCGGTCATGAACATCATTCACAGTGTCTTCAGCCTCATCCTCAAGTTTCGCAGCCAGCTCATCTCCCAGCCCTGGGGCCCGGCTGAGCACCCCAACTTCGCCCTCATGCAGCAGTCCTACAGCACCTTCAAGTATTACTCCCATTTCCTCTTCAAAGGTGAGCTGTCTCCACGGGCTGGGTGGGCCACAGGACGCCCCTCAAGCCGCTGGCTCACCCGGTCCcttgccccctgcccccctccccccagtggTGACCAAGCTGGTGAACCGCGGCTACCAGCCCCACCTGGAGGACTTCCTGCTGCGTATCAACTTCAACAGCTACTACCAGGACGCCTGAGCGGGCGCCAGGCCGGGCCAGTGACCACACAGACTCGGGGCAGGACGGGACGGGCGCTGCCGCTCACTTTATTCAGGGCCTTCACCCCCGAGCGGGAGCCACGCAAGGCCACGCCCCTGGGCTGCAAGGTGGGTGGGGCGGCCGCCCGGCCCCCTCTGCTTGCTGAGCGTGCGCTGGCTGCCGAGTCAGCTTCAGGCAGAGACAGGTCAGGTCCTGACTGGATGTTTCTGCCGTCATGGAGAGTCGGGCTGCAGGACTGCGCCCTGGCCGGGCACCGCCTCCGGGACTCGGCTGGACGTGGGGCCTTAGGGACCTCCGGCTGGGGGCCCCCAAGGCAACTACGAGGATCACGTGACACAGAGTTCCGCCGCCCAGAGTGGGGGCTTGCTGCTGTAGGAGCGCCGCCTGCCCGCTGCCCCACTGGTCCCCTCGGGCTCAGCGGCCTCCAGGGCCTCGGTGGCCTCGCCCTCCGTGCAGTACGGGGCCTCCAGCAGCTTTAACACCCGGCGCACCTGGAGAGGGAGGAGCACGGCAGGTTGGGGGGCCGCCCCCTGCTGCAGGCGGGGCAGAGGGAGGGACAGGATGGAGCGTGTCCTTGCCTCTGAGAAGTCTCCATTCTCGGCAGCCGCGATGGCGTCCTGCGCCATGTAGTTCCGCAGGACGTACTTGGGGTTGCTGGCGTGCATGACGCGCACGCGCTCAGCCTGCCAGGCGGCAGCGTCACCGGCGCCCTCCCTGTCCTTCTCCAGCCGGGCTCTGGAAGCACATCCACGCCCCACCCTCCAGcagctgctgcccccaccccacctccacaggTGCCCTGGACGGGGGTCCGCAGCCCCCTCCCGGTGGCAGGCTGGCCTCACCTGTACTCCTGGAGCCAGTCGGCCCACTGGTCCCTGTTTCTGCTCAGCAGCTCGGCCGGGCTCAGCTGCTCCAGCCGCGACAGCTGCTCCATGCGCTCCAGCTCCTTCGTGACGTTGGCCTGGGTGCCGATGAGTGCCAAGAGCTGTGGGTTCGACTGGGCCAGCATCAGCATCATTGACAGCTGCCTGCGCAGAGGGGCGGCGTCAGTGCGCCCGTGAGGCAGCAGCGTCCCACCACTGCTATGGACCGTGGCCTGGGGCTGCTGGACGCCGCAGTGACGACTGCCCCGCAGGGAGGAGGCGGCGGCAATGGCCTCGGCTGTCTCGCCGCACAAAGGCGCCTACCAGCAGCTCCTCACCTGATGGGACACAGCGGCACCCGAGAAGCAGAGGCTGCTGGCTGCTCTGGCAGACCCCAGGGGTGGGCCCCAAAGGAAAGACCAGCAGTGGGGCCCCATCTCTGCTGCTTGGCACTCGTCTACATCCCATGCCAGCACCAGCTTCCTTTGGGAGGTCACTGCTGTCACTTCCCATGATGACCACAGGGCTGGATCCTTCCCCACTTCCAAAAGGACCTGGGGGTCAGGGGCAGCCGCCGACACCCCTGCCCCCTCTCACTGGCTTCATTCGGCGGGTCCTGAGAGCCTCAGCCCACTCCCCACGCTGCTGCACTCAGTTCCTCTCGGACCCAGTCTGTTGGCTTGTTCATTAAAACATAGCTCCCAGGTCTTATCTTGTGCGTGGGCTGCACCCTCGGAACATGCGTGCTTTTCCCACTGGGCGATGGTGCAGAAAGCACAACCTGGTGGAGCCTGAGGGCCCACGGGCTCTTCCTGGGCAGGCCCGAGAGCTGGTCTGGGACGCTGTCCCAGAGCAGACCGCGGGCTCCCTGTCTGTGCCGTCTAGCCTCCCCATACTAGTGGCAGTATCACTGTCCTCTGACCAGTGGGTCTCTGCCGCGGAGAAGGGACAGGACCATCCCCACCAGTCTTGGAAGTGGAGCGGCCGTGTGGGCCCCCCAGGTGCCCAGCTAAGTGTCCAACATTCCCTGAGGGCACGTTCCCCCATATGCTCTGTTTTGAATGTTCCTTTCCAGAAGCAAACTCCATGGAAGCAAAGACCCAAGTACCCACCGAGGGTCCATCTGGGGCCGGAAGGCAAGCCTCAGCTCCTCTAGGGAGGCACACTGTGTGGTCAGCGCCGTCAGGAAGTCTGCCAGGCCCAGGGAGCCCGGTTCCACTGGGAAGGAGCTCAGCAGGTAGAAGGTGTTGGTGAAGTCAGCACCTGAAACAGAGCTGGTCAGGGCGCTGCTCTCAGCACCCTGCGCTTCCTGCCTGCAGTGCCCACTCACAGACGGACCCCCACGTCCATGCACGTGGGGGAGCCTGACTTGGTGTCAGGTCCAGGACTCCTGAGCCCTCTGCCCTATCCCATTCAGCCACCACTCTGAACCTGGCAAGTCCCTTCAATCTCTCCAGGCCTCCAGCCCCgctttctttatctgtaaaatgggtacaatagTGAAGGCCCTGAGGCTGTCCTCTGGCCCTCAGCGCTGTCACTGCAATCACCACCGCCTGCGTCAGGAACTGTAGTGTCTGGGAGAAGCCACTGACAGAAACGCACAACACAGGGCTCAACACATTACAGATACCATGTGATCCTCAGCCCGACTTGTTAAAAGAGTCACATAACCCCTAAGAAAACAtccaaaaaatacacacaaaaggaaatgagaagggagtCAATATAGCATGCTaccaaaaagttaaacatgaaaGCAGTAGTAGAGAAAATGAGGGACAAAAATGGTGTAAGACACAGAAAACAAGTAGCAAAATGGCAGAAGCctttccttatcagtaattacttaaaaagtaaatggattatTCTCCAATCAAGAAGCAGAGATTGGCAGGACATGAATAACAGATCCAACTACATCCTGTCTCTAAGATACTCACTTTAGActaaaataagtagaaaagatgaaaaaaatgtccCAAGCAAATAGTAACCTAAAGAGAGCTGGGTGGCTCTATTACGATCAAAGTATACTTTAAGTAAAAAATTTACGAAAGCATTATGTATTGATGAGTCAATTCATCAAGATGTAACAATTAAGGACGTATACGCATCAAACGggttccaaaatatataaagcaaacatctGTAGAATTGAAAAATCCTATAAGGAGACGTCAACACCCCACTTCCAATAATAAATAGAACATGTAGCCGAAAGTTCAATACGGAGAACTTGAACGGTGCTGTGAACCAACTCGATCAAACATTCTGTCCAACTAGAGCAGCACATGCTCCACGACAGAccatgttaggccataaaacaagtttcCATACATTTGAAAAGACTGGTATTTTCTCCAatcacaatggaatgaaactagaaatcacagaagaaaaatgaaaattcacatATAAAGTGAAAACTAACACAACCAATGGatccaaaaaagaaatcacaagggaaattaggaAATGCTCAGAGACAACAAACTGAGGAAGCAGTGTTCAGaggcgggggtgggtggggagggtgccACAGCTGTAAACGCAGACATTAAAAGAGCAAGTcactcatcacaagaaaaaagtttGCAAACGTGTGGTAACCGTTTTGTAATACATGCAAATATCGAGTCGTCATGTACATCTGAAGTGAACAtgatgttatgtgtcaattacaTCAATTaagaaaagatctcaaatcaataacttaATCTGATACCTAATGCACTAGACAACAAAATAAGACCAGAGttagcagaaagaaaggaaataaagattagagcagagataaatgGAATAGTGaacagaaaaacaggagaaaaatgaatgaaaccgagttggttctttgaaaagatcaccAAAATCGACAAACTTAGCTACACTAGACACAAATAActgaaatcagaaatcaaagtGAGAACATAACTATTGCCCATACAGAAACAAGACTACAAGAGAATACAACAAACATTTGCATACCAATAAATTGGTTTACTTAGATGACATAGacattcctagaaacacaaattTCCAAAACTGGCTCAAGAAGAAGTAGAAACCTGTGTAGTCTTATCACCAGAAAGGAGATTGAGTCAGTAAGCTGACTGAGTCAGTTCTGGCCCTGATGGCTTCACTggggaattctaccaaacgtttaaggaagaattaacatcaatccGTCTCAAACTCTAACAAAAAGGAGGGAACACTTTCTAATTTGCTCTATGAAACTGGCATTGCCTTGACACAAAGCCAAAAGAagtataagaaaactacagaccaatatccctgaggaacatggatgcaaaaatcctcaatagcAGAATATTAGCAAAGCAGTCAGTAGTCTATTAAAAGGGTAGGACACCATGACAAAGGAGTATTTATCCTAGGCAAGCAGGGGACATTCCATGGACTGAATGTTGGTGTCCCTCCACATTGACACATGGAAGCCCCATCCCCCAATGATGGTGGAGGCAGTCAGGTTCTGCCGGTGGGGCCTCACGTGCCCTTGTAGGAagggacacagcaagaagacggcCCCCTGTGAACGAGGAAGAGTCCTCACCAGACAGAATCTGCTGGCACCGTGACCTTGgtcttgcagcctccagaactgagaggaACAAATGTCTATTGTTTACGGCCCCATTGGTGGCCCTTTATTGTAGCACTTAGTCAAAGTGACTAAGACAATTATGACGGAAGGAGTAAAACCACGTGATCATCTCAACAGAGGCAAAATGGTGAAAAttcaaactagaaatagaaggaaacttcctcaacctgacaaAGGACACGTATGAAAAGGCCCACAGGAGAGGCCGTCCTCAACGGTGAGGGACCGAGCGCTTCCCCTGAGATCGGGACCCACAAGGGTGCCGTGCCGCAGCTGTCCCACGTTGTGCCAGAGCAACTCGGGGAATGAAACGCACCCCAGGTGTAACGGAGAGCCAGGGACGGGGGCTGACATTTGTACGTCTGTGTTCACAGCAGCTAGCGGGTGAACACAACCCGTGTCCACTGATGGTGACAGATGAACAACGCATGGTCCACGCGTGGAAGggacattattcagccttaacatggatggaccttaggACATGATGTGGAGTGAAATCAGGACAAACACTGACCTCACTTCTGTGAGGGACCTACAGTTGTcacattcacagagacagagTAGAAATGTAGGTCCGGAGGGCGCATGGGGAGCTGGTGTTTAATGGGGATGGAGTTTCAGTTGGAGACGATGGAGATGACGGTGGGaatggctgcacaacagtgtgacTGCACCTAGTGCCGCTAGACGGTGCGCTGAGAAGTGGCTCAAAGGGAACAGTGGGGACAGCCCCGCGAGGCGTGGCCGCCAGCACTCACCGGTCTGCTGCATGGTCTCCAGGAGCCGGGCAACCAGGGCCGCGTCCTCTTCGCAGGCAGCCCGCACGAGGCCCAGCTTCCTGCGCATCTTGTGCAGGTAGTGACTGCGGAACTCAGCGTCGTACTCCTCAGCCAGGATGGCCTTGGCCAGCGCCAGGGGCAGCTCGGGCTCCAGGGCCTCGGCCAGCTTCTGCAGGTTCCATTTGCACACCTCAGGCTGTTTGTTGTATGCGTAGCGTCCAGCGTTGTCGGAGGCATTGCACACGTGGTCGGGGTCGTACCTGCCACAGGGGTGAGGGAACTGTGGTGCTGCCCACAGGGGACAGTGCAGGCCCTTGGGGGCACCCAAAGTGCCAAGGTCAaggaccctgccctgcccacacaACTGGCCAGCAGCCCCGACGGCCCCACCTCAAGGGCAGGGAAGCAGCACCCGCACACCACCCCTGGCCAGGCGGCACCCTCTTCCTGCCCCTTCGGTCCACCTCCCCCTGGGAGCACAGCCACCCTTTAAAAACCCTTCTCTGCTTGAAACCCAACACTCCAGGGGACTTCGCTGCTGGGAACAGCAACCTTAACAGGCGTTAAGGAAATCAGCTGCACACGTGGGCAGTCCTCTCCCGCCAGGCCGTGAGAGGGCCCTCCCGGCCGCTCACCTGTCCAGGAAGCCAAAGGGCCCGTAGTCGATGGTGAGCCCCAGCACGCTCATGTTGTCTGTGTTGAGCACGCCGTGGCAGAAGCCGACACACTgccactcagccaccatccgGGCTGTACGACGTGTCACCTGTGGCAGGACAGGCCTGGTTGCTCCCATGTCCCTCCCCCAAGCGAGCTGTGCCTTCTGAGGGTTCCATCCCAGCGTGCTGTCATCTGGGCCAGCACCCAACCATTCAGGAGAGCGCTTAAGAGCGTTTAGGAAGGAGcaccagaaaaatcacaaaacctTGACATACCCATGGCCGAGGCCCAGCGGATGACCACGTGCAAAGGAGGAAGGACCACAACGTCAGGCAAAACCTGTCCTGGGTCCAGGCCCGGGGCCCGGCCTCACCCTGTGGGCTGCAGCAAGGGGCTCAAATGGCCTACCCACCCAGCGCCCAGACACTGGCCCCACACGTGCCACGCATCGTAAAGCTGAGGACGCTCCAGGAATCGGGCAGCACCATCCTTTCATCAGCTGACGGAGAGATGGAGGCTTGAGAGGCAGAGCGACCCGCCCAGATTACCCACTGCAGGTGGGAGCTGAGAGCCACTGGCTGGTATCCCTTGGTGCAGGCGCTCGCCTCAGCAGACAAGAAGGAAGAGAGCCCAGCTCAGGGGACTCGGGGGTGACAGGGGCCCACTTCCGGTGGCAAGGGTGCTGACCCAGGGCCCCCAGCCTCCAGCCAGACAGACCGAGCACCCACGCGCCTACAGGAGGCCGCGGCCCGCCTACCTCGCGGAAGAAGGCAGCGTTCCTCTGCACACTGTCGCCCACATGAGCGGCCTGGATTTCAGGGTAAAAAGTGCCGATCACATAGTCCAGCATCTGTATGCGAATGTCATTCCTCCCCACGCTGGGGCCTGCGCGCCCCGTGTGCTCGTCTGTGGACTTAAAAATCTCAAAGGACCCGAACCTGGAGGGGGACCAAGTTTTTGAGCAGTTAGCGGTGACCCCGCCCCACAAGGAGGAGAAGTGTGGCCGCCAGAgcctggagcctccagagggaagAACACCGCGAGCAAACAAAACCAGAGAGGGCTAGTCTTTCAATGACGTGAGTACAGACATGGTTCACTTTGGGTCACTTTCCACGCAGCCCACAGACCATGGCCGCCTGGCCCCTGACTCCACAAGCACAAGTGGGCTGTGGGCTCATGCTCCCACGCCTAGGGGCATCCTGCAGTGCAGTGACAAGCAGGCTCAGCTGTCTACTGTGGACACTGCCTATGAGTGGTCAGCAGTGGCTCTCCATTGAGTCCCATGTCCCCCAGGGGACACGAAgcaatgtctggaggcatttttgCTTGCCACGACTGGGGTGACAGCCAGCAGTTAGTGGGAGTAGGCTCCCCGACAGCCCACCGTTCCAGGATGGCCCACAGCTGGGAAGGGCTGGCCAGAATGCCGGTGCTGCTGCTGTGGCGAGAGCCCCTGGGTCTGCCCTGGCTCCTCCCATCCCCCAGAGGACTGGCCTGGTGACAGCTGAGCTGTCTTGGGGGCCCTGACATGTACAGGGTCAGCTTGGCCCCACAGGACGGGATAGCCACGAGGTCACCATAGCCCCCTCCTGAAAACTCTGGGTTCAATGCCAGAGAGCATGGTGCCATGGGTGATGGGCGCAGAAAACACTGTGTAATGAACGGGTCAGGAAGACGTCATGCCAGGCGTGGAACAGCGCTTACTCATCATGACTCAGAACCATTTGCTTGATGAAGTTCGTTGTCAAAAACTCCCAGGAAACAGCTCAGTACGCGCCCCTTCCAAGAAGCCTATGTTTGGACAGCCCGACTGCCCGGGCCAGCTGTCCTTCGGCCACCACCCCATCTCTTCTCAAGGTGACCAGGGCCTGGATAGGCAGCGTGCAAGGGCTTGGCCCAGCAGTGCACACACAGGACGGCACTCCCAACCCAGAACACGCCCAGTACCTCTGGCCCCTAAGTCCCTCCCATGGTGCAAAGCGTCTCCTTCCCGGACACTCTGCTTCTGTTGCCCCAGGGACGGGTCAGGGTCCTGAAAGCGTCATCAAGGGGCATTCCAGGTGCGTAAGCACGTGGCCTCAAACTGCTAACCGAGCGCGCACAGGCCTGCGGGTGCATTACCTGAGGAAGGTGGGAGCTATACGCAACACGACCGCACACGGTTCACGCTTGGGATTACCATCATAGAATACGTCGCGCACGACCGTGGACTGTGACGTGACGCAGGCCCCGGCCCGTGTGGTGGGGACCCCGAGGTGGAACATGGCCTCGCTGCACAGGAACTCCCGGATGCTGGACCGCAGCACCTTGCGACCGTCAGCCTGTCTGGAATCAAACACAGAGGTCACTGCCGCTCGGGCAGGCGTCACACAGCACCGAGGCTCAGGCAGCTCAGGGAAGGGACTGAACGCCTACCAAAGGTGCTTAAAAACGATTCACAAGCGGCTCTGACATCACTGTCAAAAACCCACTGTCCACGAGACCAGGCAATGACAAGCCCCAGTGTTGCCCCGGGTCTGGAGCTGAATGAATGCCCAGGACGGCGAAGGCCACGCCAGGCCTCCTGACGGGACCCAGCCCGCTCCTCctatcacacacacactgcagttacgtttttatgaatttattttacaaaagcacttacagtgacacacacacaatagCATTGTTTGTAGTGCAGGAAAGGGCCTCAGACAGCCCTGACAGGCTCAGAGGCCTTCAACTGTTTGTTTTTACACTAagcttctattattattattttttaatggactaTTTTTCAGGGCAGTTTCAGGTTCATAGCAAAACTGACCGGAAGGCGCAGTTCCcatacccccccacccccccacacgcacagcctcccccagTGTCGGCACCCCTACCAGTGGGATATTTGTTACAGCTGATGAACCAGCACGTACATTGTCACCCAGAGCCCGCAGTGTACACTAGTGGTGGACATTCTacgggtttggacaaatgcatgaCGTGCAGCCACCAATCTAGTGTCATGCAGAGTACTCCACCCCTTTAAGGGCTCTGTGCTCCCCCTACTCATCCCTCCCCTGCAACCCCTGATCCCTTTACCGCCcccatagttctgccttttccagaatgttggaatcacacagtgtgtggcctgttcagactggcttctttcacttagtgacaTGCATTTAACATGCATTTCATGGCTgttagctcatttctttttagtgctgaataacatTGCACTGTCTGGCTGGACCATTTTGTCCATGGTCCAGGGTGTCTTGGCTGTTTCCAAGTTTGGCaattacgaataaagctgctgtgagcacctgtgtgcaagtttttatttctgtattagtttttatttcaaatttcaatcgttcattgctagtatatagtaACTGACTTTTTATGGTAACTTTGTATCCTGCGACCTTGCTATAATAGCTCACTACCTCATTTTTTTGTCAGTTCTTTGAGATTTTCTACATGGATGGTCCATCTCAATCTctgtactttttttattattattttttattggggaaggggaacaggactttattggggaacagtgtgtgcttccaggactttttcaaaGTGAAgtaagttgttgtcatttcaatcttagttgtggagggtgccgttcagcttcaacttgttgtcc contains:
- the SELENOO gene encoding protein adenylyltransferase SelO, mitochondrial, with protein sequence MASLRIGLGTSLAGARALSIVGCRPPPSTCSTSAAACGTAMEPAPRWLAGLRFDNRALRALPVETPPPGPEGAPSEPRPVPGACFTRVRPTPLQHPRLVALSEPALALLGLGAPPADDDASREAREAEAALFFSGNALLPGAEPAAHCYCGHQFGQFAGQLGDGAAMYLGEVCTASGERWELQLKGTGPTPFSRQADGRKVLRSSIREFLCSEAMFHLGVPTTRAGACVTSQSTVVRDVFYDGNPKREPCAVVLRIAPTFLRFGSFEIFKSTDEHTGRAGPSVGRNDIRIQMLDYVIGTFYPEIQAAHVGDSVQRNAAFFREVTRRTARMVAEWQCVGFCHGVLNTDNMSVLGLTIDYGPFGFLDRYDPDHVCNASDNAGRYAYNKQPEVCKWNLQKLAEALEPELPLALAKAILAEEYDAEFRSHYLHKMRRKLGLVRAACEEDAALVARLLETMQQTGADFTNTFYLLSSFPVEPGSLGLADFLTALTTQCASLEELRLAFRPQMDPRQLSMMLMLAQSNPQLLALIGTQANVTKELERMEQLSRLEQLSPAELLSRNRDQWADWLQEYRARLEKDREGAGDAAAWQAERVRVMHASNPKYVLRNYMAQDAIAAAENGDFSEVRRVLKLLEAPYCTEGEATEALEAAEPEGTSGAAGRRRSYSSKPPLWAAELCVTUSS